A window of the Bacillus sp. A301a_S52 genome harbors these coding sequences:
- a CDS encoding extracellular solute-binding protein, translated as MLKSKPFLMSLILVSAIGLAACSGENNDEVNAPANDSETDNMNNETTTGEGGVPEKPEELTMWVNDEDAQIDAMEEITAKFTEEYGIGVNLTPYSMVDQVEAISLDGPAGQGPDLFFQPHDRMGDIHEQGLAAELELTDDQLDRLSKYNEEAVQSFNYEGIQYGIPAVVETYALFRNTELVPEAPETIDELMDIARDLTDGNNYGFLMEATNFYFTYPFLTSSGGYVFGQEEDGTYDSEDIGLNSPGAVEGAEVIQSWFEEDLMPNGIDADIMNGLFTSGQVGMVVTGPWSIPDYEEALGDNFEISTLPEQDGEVLSSFSGNKGWLVNYYTENEYWATELALFLTNAENSETYFDIAGELPAHTDVEIEDEFMSPIFEQAQHAEPMPNIPEMSQVWEPIGDALEFISQGDDPQEVLDEAVEQIKEQISIMN; from the coding sequence ATGTTAAAAAGTAAACCATTCTTAATGTCGTTGATTTTAGTATCTGCGATAGGGTTGGCTGCATGTAGCGGAGAAAATAATGACGAAGTAAACGCTCCAGCGAATGATTCTGAAACAGACAATATGAATAACGAGACAACTACTGGAGAAGGAGGCGTTCCTGAAAAGCCTGAAGAACTTACAATGTGGGTAAACGATGAAGATGCACAAATTGATGCTATGGAAGAAATTACTGCAAAATTCACTGAAGAATATGGAATTGGAGTGAACCTAACTCCTTATTCAATGGTAGATCAAGTCGAAGCTATTTCATTGGATGGCCCTGCTGGTCAAGGTCCAGATCTATTCTTCCAACCTCATGACCGTATGGGGGACATTCATGAACAAGGTTTAGCAGCAGAATTAGAATTAACTGATGATCAATTAGATCGTCTATCTAAGTACAATGAAGAAGCTGTTCAATCATTCAACTATGAAGGAATTCAGTACGGAATTCCAGCTGTTGTTGAAACTTACGCTCTTTTCCGCAATACGGAACTTGTTCCAGAAGCACCGGAAACGATCGATGAATTGATGGATATTGCACGGGACTTAACAGATGGAAACAATTATGGTTTCTTAATGGAAGCAACAAACTTCTATTTCACATATCCTTTCTTAACTTCTTCAGGTGGATATGTATTTGGTCAAGAAGAAGACGGAACTTATGATTCTGAAGATATTGGGTTGAATTCACCAGGCGCTGTTGAAGGTGCTGAAGTTATTCAATCTTGGTTTGAAGAAGATCTGATGCCTAACGGAATTGATGCAGACATCATGAATGGTCTTTTCACAAGCGGTCAAGTTGGTATGGTTGTAACAGGTCCATGGTCTATTCCTGATTATGAAGAGGCTTTAGGTGACAACTTTGAAATTTCAACACTACCTGAGCAAGATGGTGAAGTATTAAGTTCTTTCTCTGGTAACAAAGGTTGGTTAGTAAACTATTATACTGAAAATGAATACTGGGCTACAGAATTAGCGTTGTTCCTAACAAATGCTGAAAACTCAGAAACTTATTTTGACATTGCTGGAGAGCTTCCTGCTCATACCGATGTTGAAATCGAGGATGAATTCATGAGTCCAATTTTCGAGCAAGCACAACATGCTGAGCCAATGCCTAACATTCCAGAAATGTCTCAAGTTTGGGAACCGATTGGTGATGCCCTTGAATTTATCTCACAAGGAGATGATCCACAAGAAGTCCTTGATGAGGCAGTTGAACAGATCAAAGAACAAATCTCAATTATGAATTAA
- a CDS encoding glycoside hydrolase family 13 protein yields MFKEAIYHRPKNEFAYPVDERTLHIKLKTKKHDVERAQLIYGDPYDYDPEEDCWISQTKSMSFNGRDDLYDYWIVEIQPSHNRLRYGFQLEDSEETLYFTEKGFYQSKPRDAIFYFCFPYLNAIDVFSPPAWVNSTVWYQIFPERFANGDPSINPKGTLPWGSTEPTQHSFFGGDFQGVMNQLDYLEKLGITGIYFTPIFLAHSNHKYDTIDYMEIDPQFGDKETFKELVNQCHKRGIRVMLDAVFNHSGFYFEPFQDVIKNQEKSRYKDWFHLHGFPINTTGSPNYDTFGYVPSMPKLNTENEEVKAYLLKVARYWIEEFDIDGWRLDVANEVDHSFWREFRKVVKQAKPDAYILGEIWHDSMPWLQGDQFDAVMNYPLTAAVNDFFANDLISQQEFEQGLTKITNMYPETINDVQFNLLGSHDTSRILTVSQNNKEKVKLQMLVQFTMAGTPCIYYGDEISMTGGMEPESRKCMIWSKEDQDLDMFAFVQKLISLRKQFKLFRTNKGFSFLGASKDENILSYRKSDHDSEILIMINKHDQVKDATLPMAFQNKTINDLWSAQEIKTTRKIQLKPYSFYILQLSKG; encoded by the coding sequence ATGTTTAAAGAAGCTATTTATCATCGACCTAAAAATGAATTTGCCTATCCAGTAGATGAAAGAACTCTTCATATTAAGCTGAAGACGAAAAAACATGACGTGGAGAGAGCTCAGCTTATATATGGAGATCCGTATGACTATGACCCTGAAGAAGATTGTTGGATTTCACAGACTAAAAGTATGTCTTTTAACGGAAGGGATGATCTCTATGATTATTGGATTGTTGAGATACAACCATCTCATAATCGTCTGAGATATGGATTTCAATTGGAAGACTCCGAAGAAACGCTTTACTTCACGGAGAAAGGGTTCTACCAATCCAAACCAAGGGATGCCATTTTCTATTTCTGTTTTCCTTATCTTAATGCTATCGATGTTTTTTCACCGCCTGCTTGGGTAAATTCTACTGTATGGTACCAAATCTTTCCCGAACGTTTTGCCAATGGTGATCCTTCTATTAACCCGAAAGGGACTCTACCATGGGGGAGCACCGAACCAACGCAACATAGCTTCTTTGGTGGAGATTTTCAAGGTGTCATGAATCAATTAGATTATTTAGAGAAACTGGGGATTACAGGGATTTATTTTACACCTATTTTCTTGGCCCATTCTAATCATAAATATGACACGATCGACTATATGGAAATTGATCCGCAGTTTGGGGATAAAGAAACGTTCAAGGAACTTGTTAATCAATGTCATAAAAGAGGCATTCGGGTGATGCTGGATGCCGTGTTTAACCACAGTGGCTTTTACTTCGAACCCTTTCAAGATGTTATTAAAAATCAAGAAAAGTCACGATATAAAGATTGGTTTCATTTACATGGCTTTCCTATAAACACAACCGGTTCTCCCAATTATGATACGTTTGGTTATGTCCCGTCTATGCCTAAATTGAACACAGAAAACGAAGAGGTTAAAGCGTATTTATTAAAAGTTGCCCGATATTGGATTGAAGAATTTGATATTGATGGTTGGCGGTTAGATGTTGCGAATGAAGTGGATCATTCTTTTTGGAGAGAGTTTCGAAAAGTCGTAAAACAAGCAAAACCGGATGCTTATATTCTAGGAGAGATTTGGCATGACTCTATGCCATGGTTACAAGGTGATCAGTTTGATGCAGTCATGAACTACCCATTAACAGCAGCCGTTAATGATTTTTTCGCAAACGATTTAATAAGTCAACAAGAGTTTGAACAGGGGCTCACAAAAATAACTAATATGTACCCAGAAACTATTAATGATGTTCAATTTAACCTGTTAGGAAGCCACGATACGTCTCGCATCCTTACTGTCAGTCAAAACAATAAAGAAAAAGTGAAACTTCAAATGCTCGTTCAATTTACAATGGCCGGCACACCATGTATTTATTATGGTGATGAGATATCTATGACAGGCGGTATGGAACCTGAATCTAGAAAGTGTATGATTTGGAGTAAAGAAGATCAAGATTTAGATATGTTTGCCTTTGTACAAAAACTGATTTCATTACGAAAACAGTTCAAACTTTTTAGAACAAATAAGGGGTTTTCTTTTTTAGGAGCTTCAAAAGATGAAAACATTCTTTCTTATCGGAAAAGTGATCATGATAGTGAGATTCTTATCATGATTAATAAACATGATCAAGTGAAAGATGCAACACTTCCGATGGCATTTCAAAATAAAACGATAAATGATTTGTGGAGTGCCCAAGAAATCAAAACAACAAGGAAGATTCAACTTAAACCATACAGTTTCTATATTTTACAATTATCTAAAGGCTAA
- a CDS encoding Crp/Fnr family transcriptional regulator produces the protein MMMASDTFLRSIPVFAPLSEDMKEQLQLIVQYKTITKGDVLFRESEQARALYFIHEGKVKLTKSSKDGKEIVLCLRQAKDLFAEVALFCNKDKTYPATATVIESGAVSLIKNEDLEKHLTHHPELVFPLFQIMAERLRTAQTTLRDVALYSKLSALCATLLRLADDYGLEHHNGVYVDVKLTHEELGNFFGATRESVTRMMNQLKNKGIISQEKGRLIIHNFKTLRSYAQREHPENVN, from the coding sequence ATGATGATGGCTTCGGACACCTTTCTGCGTTCTATTCCTGTCTTTGCTCCACTATCTGAGGATATGAAAGAGCAATTGCAACTCATTGTACAGTATAAAACGATTACGAAGGGAGATGTGTTATTTAGGGAATCCGAACAAGCGCGAGCCCTCTATTTTATCCATGAAGGAAAAGTAAAACTTACAAAAAGTAGTAAAGACGGTAAAGAGATTGTCCTTTGTCTTCGTCAAGCAAAAGATCTGTTCGCAGAAGTGGCGTTGTTTTGTAACAAAGATAAAACATACCCAGCAACTGCTACTGTAATTGAGAGTGGTGCTGTCTCATTAATAAAAAATGAAGACTTAGAAAAACATCTCACCCATCATCCAGAGTTAGTTTTCCCCCTGTTTCAAATCATGGCTGAACGCTTACGTACCGCACAAACAACATTAAGGGATGTGGCACTGTATAGCAAGTTAAGCGCCTTATGTGCCACCCTTCTCCGCTTAGCTGACGACTATGGCCTTGAGCACCATAACGGCGTTTACGTTGATGTGAAATTAACTCACGAGGAATTAGGGAATTTCTTTGGCGCTACAAGAGAGAGTGTGACACGGATGATGAATCAACTGAAAAATAAAGGCATCATTAGTCAGGAAAAAGGACGCTTAATTATTCACAATTTTAAAACCTTACGTTCGTATGCACAGCGTGAACACCCCGAGAATGTTAATTAA
- the moaD gene encoding molybdopterin converting factor subunit 1: MIHVLLFADLEEKIGRRTLTINETSITLSVLRSKLMAEYPNVTGLSSAVIAINEEYANETAVAKEGDQVAFIPPVSGG, from the coding sequence ATGATACACGTTCTACTTTTTGCGGATTTGGAAGAGAAAATAGGAAGACGTACGTTAACGATTAATGAAACATCGATCACATTATCAGTACTAAGGAGTAAATTGATGGCTGAGTATCCAAATGTGACTGGACTTTCGTCAGCGGTGATAGCTATTAATGAAGAATATGCCAATGAAACAGCAGTTGCGAAAGAGGGTGATCAAGTAGCCTTTATCCCCCCAGTGAGTGGCGGATGA
- a CDS encoding molybdenum cofactor biosynthesis protein MoaE, which translates to MRIKYFEICQEPIKIEEVVAKVEDRNAGAITTFIGTVREMTKGKKTVFLKYDAYIPMAEKKLSQIGDEIKASFPEAKVAITHRVGSLNISDIAVVIAVSTPHREDAFTGSKYAIERIKEIVPIWKKEHWEDGEKWIGDQLEQTSYPDGKPEKEI; encoded by the coding sequence ATGAGAATAAAATATTTTGAGATTTGTCAAGAGCCGATAAAAATTGAGGAAGTTGTTGCGAAGGTTGAAGATAGAAATGCAGGAGCTATAACGACATTTATCGGGACAGTAAGAGAAATGACCAAAGGAAAAAAAACGGTTTTTCTAAAATACGATGCTTACATTCCTATGGCTGAAAAGAAGCTATCACAAATTGGCGACGAAATTAAAGCAAGCTTTCCAGAAGCGAAAGTAGCTATTACTCATAGGGTTGGCTCACTAAATATATCAGATATTGCAGTCGTTATCGCAGTATCTACTCCTCATAGAGAAGATGCTTTTACAGGGAGTAAGTACGCGATTGAAAGAATTAAAGAAATCGTTCCAATATGGAAAAAAGAGCATTGGGAGGATGGAGAAAAGTGGATTGGTGATCAACTAGAACAAACCTCTTATCCCGATGGGAAACCTGAAAAGGAGATATAA
- the mobB gene encoding molybdopterin-guanine dinucleotide biosynthesis protein B, with translation MIIHQVIGYSNSGKTTIMAALIKRLSASSYKIGTIKHHGKSTTLTREVEDKDTSHHRRAGAVSTLVTSDSEFIWDSQLAYEFSLKDYINLYRHKGEIDILLIEGYKHETLPKTLLIRHEEDMSLLEQAVEVKAVICYEEKLLDVLVKRTNIPLFTFHRLEEYVSWFRSTIIGKGEDENKIF, from the coding sequence ATGATCATTCATCAGGTGATAGGCTATAGCAACTCGGGAAAAACGACCATAATGGCAGCACTTATTAAAAGGTTATCAGCTTCTAGTTATAAGATAGGGACGATTAAACATCATGGTAAGTCGACGACACTGACGAGAGAAGTAGAGGATAAAGATACGTCGCATCATCGGCGTGCTGGGGCTGTCTCTACATTGGTCACGTCTGATTCAGAATTTATTTGGGATTCTCAATTAGCTTACGAATTTTCATTAAAGGATTATATTAATCTCTATCGTCACAAAGGAGAAATAGACATTCTTTTAATTGAAGGTTATAAACATGAGACTTTACCAAAAACATTATTAATCCGTCATGAAGAAGATATGTCCCTTTTAGAACAAGCAGTTGAGGTGAAAGCTGTCATCTGCTACGAGGAAAAATTGTTAGATGTATTAGTGAAAAGGACTAATATTCCTTTATTTACTTTTCATCGTTTAGAAGAGTACGTATCATGGTTTAGGTCAACTATTATAGGGAAGGGAGAGGATGAGAATAAAATATTTTGA
- a CDS encoding molybdopterin molybdotransferase MoeA produces the protein MYTLREPIKISEAIERVMSFSKEGGEEWVDLAEAEGRYLARNVTADHPVPPFDRSPLDGFAVRSADTKLASTDNPVFLKVVETVGAGHVSTETLRPGEAVRVMTGTIMPENCDAVVMFELAEEIEENELEWIKITRPFKAGDYVSKQGEETKEGDTVINKGACITPGVIAVLATFGYDKVPVTKRPVIGIYATGTELLDVSEPLQPGKIRNSNAYMVISQIRQAGGEPVYFGKLKDDFNLCYQAVEEALDKVDALITTGGVSVGDFDFLPEIYKKLGAQLLFNKIAMRPGSVTTVAEKQGKLLFGLSGNPSACFVGFELYARPWIRKWLRSPKPFLQTVKGRLTVDFPKANPFTRFIRSKVAFEKGRVIAEPIGMDKSQVVTSLAYADALVAVPGGTRGYKAGDDVDILMLMTEGSSMPLKDPEKQRK, from the coding sequence TTGTATACGTTAAGGGAACCGATAAAAATTAGTGAAGCAATTGAAAGAGTTATGAGCTTCTCAAAGGAAGGGGGGGAGGAGTGGGTCGATCTAGCAGAAGCAGAAGGAAGGTACCTTGCTAGAAATGTGACTGCCGATCATCCTGTTCCACCTTTTGATCGATCACCGCTTGATGGTTTTGCTGTCAGAAGTGCAGACACAAAATTAGCATCTACTGACAACCCAGTTTTCCTTAAAGTAGTAGAAACTGTAGGAGCAGGTCATGTATCTACCGAGACGTTACGTCCAGGTGAAGCGGTAAGGGTCATGACAGGAACTATTATGCCTGAAAATTGTGATGCAGTTGTCATGTTTGAATTAGCTGAAGAGATTGAGGAAAATGAGTTAGAATGGATTAAAATTACACGACCGTTTAAAGCAGGTGACTATGTTTCTAAACAGGGTGAAGAAACGAAAGAAGGAGATACTGTCATAAACAAAGGAGCGTGTATAACACCAGGAGTCATCGCGGTGTTGGCCACGTTTGGTTATGATAAGGTACCTGTAACAAAGCGTCCAGTCATTGGTATTTATGCAACAGGTACGGAACTTCTCGATGTAAGTGAACCATTACAGCCTGGAAAAATAAGAAATAGCAATGCATACATGGTCATATCCCAAATTCGACAAGCAGGGGGAGAGCCTGTTTATTTTGGCAAATTAAAAGACGACTTTAATCTCTGCTATCAAGCAGTGGAAGAGGCGTTAGACAAAGTGGATGCTTTGATTACAACAGGTGGGGTCTCTGTAGGTGATTTTGATTTCCTTCCTGAAATTTATAAAAAACTAGGAGCTCAGCTTTTATTCAACAAGATTGCTATGCGTCCAGGAAGTGTCACAACAGTTGCAGAAAAACAAGGGAAATTACTATTTGGATTGTCTGGAAACCCTTCAGCCTGCTTTGTAGGATTTGAATTATATGCTCGACCATGGATAAGAAAATGGCTCCGTTCACCAAAGCCATTTTTACAAACGGTCAAGGGACGATTAACGGTTGATTTCCCGAAGGCCAACCCGTTTACCCGCTTTATCCGCAGTAAAGTTGCCTTCGAAAAAGGACGCGTGATTGCAGAACCAATCGGTATGGATAAATCACAAGTTGTCACGTCTCTTGCTTATGCCGATGCTCTTGTAGCTGTCCCTGGAGGAACTCGTGGCTATAAAGCCGGAGATGATGTAGACATACTCATGTTAATGACTGAAGGTAGTAGTATGCCATTAAAAGATCCTGAAAAACAGAGGAAATGA